A region from the Nitrosopumilus sp. genome encodes:
- the thiD gene encoding bifunctional hydroxymethylpyrimidine kinase/phosphomethylpyrimidine kinase has protein sequence MNLLSIGGSDPSSGAGIQSDVKSFSEFGVYGVTVITAITGQNTSSFGMIEPVSKKILKNQMESILSDFKIEGIKIGMVFNSEIIKIIYQQLKNIKIPIVVDPVIKSTTGGLLIEKEAIKDFQKYIIPLATIITPNKFEAEILTKTKINSKNTIKKIAKNIQKMGAKNVVITGIEEKNNKIADFVLEKNTEYQISGNKISLTNHGSGCNYSSAILFYIVSGKTIREAVKLAKEFTFNSIKNAKQVGKGIKITENKSKDKINSELSQSINEFVKIKNIYKNIPECQTNFVYSKLKPKSTKDILGLSGRIVKAGKEVIVAGDLTYGGSKHVATALLEVNKKFPKIYSAINLKYKNSTIAKIKKAKFSVSSYDRTQEPKNVKNKGSTVKWGIKNAIKKSNMPPDIIFHKGGFGKEPMIILFGESPKKVIKKLVKISD, from the coding sequence ATGAATTTACTTTCCATTGGAGGGTCAGATCCTTCATCAGGAGCAGGAATTCAAAGTGATGTAAAATCATTTTCAGAATTTGGAGTATACGGGGTAACAGTAATCACTGCAATCACAGGACAAAACACATCTAGTTTTGGAATGATTGAACCAGTTTCAAAAAAAATTTTAAAAAATCAAATGGAATCTATTTTATCGGATTTCAAAATTGAAGGAATAAAAATTGGCATGGTTTTCAATTCTGAAATTATCAAAATAATATATCAGCAGCTAAAAAACATAAAAATTCCAATCGTAGTAGATCCAGTAATAAAATCAACTACAGGAGGATTGCTTATTGAAAAAGAAGCAATCAAAGATTTTCAAAAATACATAATCCCACTTGCAACAATTATCACCCCAAACAAATTTGAGGCAGAAATACTAACAAAAACCAAAATAAATTCAAAAAATACAATAAAAAAAATTGCAAAAAATATTCAAAAAATGGGGGCAAAAAATGTTGTAATTACAGGTATTGAAGAAAAAAACAACAAGATAGCAGATTTTGTTTTAGAGAAAAACACAGAATATCAAATTTCAGGAAATAAAATTTCACTAACAAATCATGGAAGTGGATGTAATTATTCATCTGCAATTTTGTTTTATATTGTAAGTGGAAAAACAATTCGAGAAGCAGTAAAATTAGCTAAAGAATTTACATTTAATTCAATTAAAAATGCAAAACAAGTGGGAAAAGGAATCAAAATTACAGAAAACAAGAGTAAAGACAAGATAAACTCGGAATTATCACAATCAATCAACGAATTTGTTAAGATCAAAAACATCTACAAGAATATTCCAGAATGCCAAACAAATTTTGTATATTCAAAACTAAAACCAAAATCTACAAAAGACATACTAGGATTATCAGGAAGAATTGTAAAAGCAGGAAAGGAGGTCATAGTTGCAGGGGATTTGACATATGGAGGTTCAAAGCATGTTGCAACAGCACTGTTAGAAGTAAATAAAAAATTTCCAAAAATTTATTCTGCAATAAATTTAAAATATAAAAATTCAACAATTGCTAAAATCAAAAAAGCAAAATTTTCAGTATCTAGCTATGATAGGACACAAGAACCAAAGAATGTAAAAAATAAAGGATCAACAGTGAAATGGGGAATAAAAAATGCAATTAAAAAATCAAACATGCCACCAGACATAATTTTTCATAAAGGTGGGTTTGGAAAAGAGCCTATGATTATTCTGTTTGGAGAATCACCAAAAAAAGTGATTAAGAAACTAGTAAAAATTTCAGACTAG
- the thiC gene encoding phosphomethylpyrimidine synthase ThiC, with protein MATQMTSARRGVATEEMKQVAKDEDVSLEWLIPKIAKGSIIIPSNNVRPQKIHNVGIGKGLKTKVNVNIGTSTLNVNIDEEVEKAKVAIKYHADTIMDLSDGGDVKKIRQTLLDVAPITFGTVPIYEAYNYGVEVHKNPLNLTEDDYLKAFENNAKDGVDYTTIHCGITKDIAKRILKVQRYGGVVSKGGTITAAWMLKHDKENPYVTHYDYMMEIAKKYDVTFSLGDALRPGSILDSHDELQVQEMINISRLTKRAHEQDVQVMVEGPGHVPLNEVAANVRLAKSLIGDVPYYVLGPLVTDVASGHDHIASAIGAAVSASEGVDLLCYLTPSEHLALPNAEEVKAGLIAYRIAAHAGDLVKIRDKVIKWDMEMTEARRTLDWEKQLALSIDPEEAAKIHSRTGQHPGNNVPCTMCGGACVYMMLPQQKKYDKENENLQQIE; from the coding sequence ATGGCAACTCAAATGACTTCAGCTAGACGAGGAGTAGCTACTGAAGAAATGAAACAAGTGGCAAAAGATGAAGATGTTTCATTAGAATGGTTAATCCCAAAAATAGCTAAAGGGTCTATCATTATTCCAAGTAATAACGTTCGACCTCAGAAAATCCATAATGTTGGTATTGGAAAAGGTCTAAAAACTAAAGTTAATGTCAATATTGGAACTTCCACATTAAATGTCAACATTGATGAAGAAGTCGAAAAAGCAAAAGTTGCAATAAAATATCATGCAGATACTATCATGGATCTAAGTGATGGTGGCGATGTAAAAAAAATTCGTCAAACTTTGTTGGATGTTGCTCCAATCACTTTTGGAACTGTTCCAATCTATGAAGCTTATAACTATGGAGTTGAAGTTCACAAGAATCCTTTGAATTTAACTGAAGATGATTATCTGAAAGCATTTGAAAATAATGCTAAAGATGGCGTTGATTATACTACAATTCATTGCGGGATTACAAAAGATATTGCAAAAAGAATTCTTAAAGTTCAAAGATATGGAGGTGTAGTAAGTAAAGGTGGAACAATAACTGCTGCATGGATGTTAAAACATGATAAAGAAAACCCCTATGTGACTCATTATGATTACATGATGGAAATTGCCAAAAAATATGATGTTACATTTAGCCTTGGTGATGCCTTAAGACCAGGCTCGATATTGGATTCTCATGATGAATTACAAGTTCAAGAGATGATCAACATTTCTAGATTGACCAAACGTGCACATGAGCAGGATGTTCAGGTGATGGTTGAAGGTCCAGGACATGTTCCATTAAATGAAGTTGCAGCAAATGTGAGGTTGGCAAAATCTCTAATTGGTGATGTTCCGTATTATGTTTTAGGTCCCCTTGTAACTGATGTTGCATCTGGTCATGATCATATTGCAAGTGCTATTGGTGCAGCAGTTTCTGCTAGTGAAGGTGTTGATCTTTTATGTTATCTAACTCCTTCAGAACATTTGGCATTGCCAAATGCTGAAGAAGTAAAAGCAGGATTAATCGCATATAGAATTGCAGCTCATGCTGGTGATCTTGTAAAAATTCGTGACAAGGTAATAAAATGGGACATGGAAATGACTGAAGCTAGACGTACTTTAGATTGGGAAAAACAACTTGCATTATCAATTGACCCTGAAGAAGCTGCAAAAATTCATAGCAGAACAGGCCAACACCCTGGAAACAATGTCCCATGTACAATGTGTGGTGGTGCTTGTGTCTATATGATGTTGCCACAACAGAAAAAGTATGATAAAGAAAATGAAAATCTACAACAAATTGAATAA
- a CDS encoding NUDIX domain-containing protein has translation MRSTKIVTSFIRDNDKLLILKRSDKVKSMKGLWAGISGIIENNEEPLSRAKIEIFEEVGISEDKITLIKATEEMKVNSPQYKNHEWEIFPFLFESSKPEIKLNWENSDFKWIEIEELENFETVPSLQKVLFNLL, from the coding sequence ATGCGCTCAACAAAAATTGTTACATCATTCATTAGAGATAATGACAAATTATTAATTCTGAAACGAAGTGATAAAGTAAAATCCATGAAAGGATTATGGGCTGGAATTAGTGGCATTATTGAAAATAATGAAGAACCCCTATCAAGAGCAAAAATAGAGATTTTTGAAGAAGTAGGAATTTCAGAAGATAAAATTACTTTGATCAAAGCGACTGAAGAAATGAAAGTAAACTCACCACAATATAAAAATCATGAATGGGAAATATTCCCATTTTTATTTGAATCAAGCAAGCCAGAAATCAAACTAAATTGGGAAAACTCAGATTTTAAATGGATAGAAATAGAAGAATTAGAAAATTTTGAAACAGTTCCCAGTCTTCAAAAAGTATTATTCAATTTGTTGTAG
- a CDS encoding prephenate dehydrogenase/arogenate dehydrogenase family protein, translating to MKKVTVVGAGGQMGQWFTKFFADSGFEVTGYDSENKISTKGLKIAESLVGGILSADYVVLCTPTRRTPEIIRLIAKEMKRGTYLIEISSEKSKVVSSLSKMPAKINPICIHPMFGPGVKTIKGQNIISVPIKDAKKELTVAKTLFEGANFVTIDAVEHDKKIAVILGLTHLMNLVFANIISKDEKMNLTEKMSGTTFRVQKTLAESIMTESPELIETIIANPEIRRVAEELWKDIGRLLTSVQESKTEEVVNYIKECQERLAKHTDINESYKKLTKMVKAVEK from the coding sequence ATGAAGAAAGTCACAGTAGTAGGTGCAGGAGGTCAAATGGGTCAATGGTTTACAAAGTTTTTTGCAGATTCAGGTTTTGAAGTTACAGGGTATGATTCAGAAAATAAAATTTCAACAAAAGGGCTAAAGATTGCAGAATCATTGGTTGGAGGAATTTTGAGTGCAGATTATGTTGTTTTGTGTACCCCTACAAGAAGAACACCTGAAATAATTAGACTAATTGCAAAAGAGATGAAGAGAGGAACATATCTCATCGAAATATCATCTGAGAAATCAAAAGTAGTCTCATCATTATCTAAAATGCCTGCAAAAATTAATCCTATTTGTATTCATCCAATGTTTGGTCCAGGAGTTAAAACGATCAAAGGTCAAAACATTATTTCAGTCCCAATAAAAGATGCTAAAAAAGAATTAACAGTTGCAAAAACATTATTTGAAGGAGCAAATTTTGTTACAATTGATGCAGTTGAACACGATAAAAAAATTGCAGTAATTTTAGGATTAACCCATTTAATGAATCTAGTATTTGCAAACATTATTTCAAAAGATGAAAAAATGAATTTAACTGAAAAAATGTCAGGTACAACATTTAGAGTTCAAAAAACTCTAGCAGAAAGCATCATGACAGAATCACCTGAACTAATTGAAACTATCATAGCAAACCCAGAAATTCGTAGAGTTGCAGAAGAATTATGGAAGGACATCGGACGATTACTCACATCTGTTCAAGAATCAAAGACAGAGGAAGTTGTGAATTATATCAAAGAGTGTCAAGAGAGATTAGCCAAGCATACAGACATCAATGAATCATATAAAAAACTCACAAAAATGGTAAAAGCAGTTGAAAAATAG
- a CDS encoding aminotransferase class I/II-fold pyridoxal phosphate-dependent enzyme, translating to MSDINDLRNRMDEVTLKMIELLKTRTDIAKEIGEVKKNIGKGVTDEAREDSLRGKVISLCDSIGLEETIATKFLNFLLNESVKVQSTNKQTHLSIFLKAKTLEATGKKIIHMEVGEPDFLPPKIVKDALEEVYDKGFLKYGQAKGMPIFREALAKYASKKFNVDIKSDNIIVSPGARFSIFTAITTLLNPGDEMIVIEPAWPAYKDCALNSGIKVRTINTTFEDKWNPSLEQIKNTINSNTKMIVLNYPNNPTGKILDEKLQDNIIELAKKNDLYVLSDEIYSQYAKVNWKSVLSYNYEKSIVTQSFSKSHAMTGFRVGYAIADPKIIEKMAKLEALCLTNVSEPMQYIAMKALEADTSNNTNTVQNRLDVLAQKASEIGLEFVVPDGAMYIFARINQEGFDGVQFANSTLEKGLAVAPGEGFGNYKNFIRLSACQDEKTLVEGMNILSKIMSDSK from the coding sequence ATGTCTGACATCAACGACCTACGAAATAGAATGGATGAAGTAACTCTAAAAATGATAGAGTTGTTAAAAACTAGAACAGACATAGCAAAAGAAATTGGAGAAGTTAAAAAAAATATTGGAAAAGGAGTTACTGATGAAGCAAGAGAAGACAGTTTACGTGGAAAAGTTATTTCATTATGCGATAGCATAGGATTAGAAGAAACAATTGCCACAAAATTTTTGAATTTTCTATTAAATGAATCAGTAAAAGTTCAATCTACAAACAAACAAACACATCTTTCAATTTTCTTAAAAGCAAAAACACTTGAAGCAACAGGGAAAAAAATTATCCATATGGAAGTTGGAGAACCAGATTTTTTACCACCAAAAATTGTGAAAGATGCATTAGAAGAAGTATACGATAAAGGATTTCTAAAATATGGTCAAGCAAAAGGGATGCCAATATTCAGAGAAGCTTTAGCAAAGTACGCATCTAAAAAATTCAATGTAGATATAAAATCAGATAACATAATCGTAAGCCCGGGTGCAAGATTTTCAATTTTTACTGCAATAACAACACTGTTGAATCCAGGAGACGAAATGATAGTGATAGAGCCTGCATGGCCTGCCTACAAAGATTGTGCATTAAATTCAGGAATCAAAGTCAGAACAATCAACACAACATTTGAAGACAAATGGAATCCATCATTAGAACAAATCAAAAACACAATTAATTCAAATACTAAAATGATTGTGTTAAATTATCCAAATAATCCTACGGGAAAAATTCTGGATGAAAAATTACAAGATAACATAATTGAACTTGCTAAAAAGAATGATCTCTATGTGTTAAGTGACGAAATTTATTCACAATATGCAAAAGTCAATTGGAAGAGTGTTCTTTCTTACAATTATGAAAAAAGCATCGTAACCCAATCATTTTCAAAATCACATGCAATGACAGGATTTCGTGTAGGATATGCGATTGCAGATCCAAAAATCATTGAAAAAATGGCAAAATTGGAGGCATTATGTTTAACAAACGTATCAGAACCAATGCAATACATAGCCATGAAAGCCCTAGAAGCAGACACATCCAATAATACTAATACAGTACAAAACAGACTAGATGTGTTGGCACAAAAAGCAAGTGAAATAGGTTTAGAATTTGTAGTTCCAGATGGCGCAATGTACATTTTTGCAAGAATCAATCAAGAAGGTTTTGACGGAGTACAATTTGCAAATAGCACGTTAGAGAAAGGTTTAGCAGTAGCCCCAGGAGAAGGCTTTGGAAATTATAAGAATTTTATCAGACTCTCAGCATGTCAAGATGAGAAGACGTTGGTTGAGGGAATGAATATACTAAGTAAGATAATGAGTGATAGCAAATGA
- the aroC gene encoding chorismate synthase — translation MLPGSSIGQRLVLTSFGESHGKSIGAVLDGCPAGLEIDEKEIQKMLDLRKPGQNVISTQRKEGDIVEIISGVFRGHTTGAPITMVIWNSDQKSKDYENLKTKLRPGHSDYPAMTKYNHFNDHRGGGRFSGRLTATHVMGGAIARKLLKVTLGIETNSFTSQIGKTKMEREFNEKMINSIYKNEVRCPENKTAKIMRENILDARKKGDSLGGIIESITTNVPVGLGEPIFSSLESDLSKAIFSIPSVKGIEFGSGFAGSELFGSENNDLYTIKRGKIVTKTNRSGGILGGISNGMPITMRIAFKPASSIAQKQKTVDIKTKKETVLQVKGRHDPCVVPRAPPVVDSLVALTIADHALLSGAIKPTL, via the coding sequence ATGTTGCCGGGAAGTTCTATTGGTCAGCGTCTTGTTTTAACAAGTTTTGGTGAAAGTCATGGAAAATCTATTGGTGCTGTTTTAGATGGATGCCCAGCAGGATTAGAAATTGATGAAAAAGAAATTCAAAAAATGTTGGACCTAAGAAAACCAGGTCAAAATGTAATTTCTACTCAAAGAAAAGAAGGAGACATAGTTGAAATAATTTCAGGAGTGTTCAGAGGGCACACCACAGGAGCTCCAATCACCATGGTGATTTGGAACAGTGATCAAAAATCAAAAGATTATGAAAATTTGAAAACTAAACTAAGACCAGGTCATTCAGATTATCCAGCAATGACAAAATATAATCACTTCAATGATCATAGAGGAGGAGGCAGATTTTCAGGGAGACTAACTGCAACGCATGTAATGGGAGGAGCAATTGCAAGAAAATTACTCAAAGTGACATTAGGTATTGAAACAAATTCATTCACTTCACAAATAGGAAAAACAAAGATGGAAAGAGAATTTAATGAAAAAATGATTAATTCAATTTATAAAAATGAAGTGAGATGTCCTGAAAATAAAACGGCAAAAATTATGCGAGAAAATATTTTAGATGCTAGAAAAAAAGGAGATTCACTTGGAGGCATTATTGAATCAATCACAACAAATGTTCCAGTAGGATTAGGAGAACCAATTTTTAGTTCATTAGAATCAGATTTGAGTAAAGCTATCTTTTCAATTCCATCTGTAAAAGGAATTGAATTTGGTTCAGGATTTGCAGGTTCAGAATTATTTGGTTCAGAAAATAATGACCTGTATACAATCAAAAGAGGAAAAATAGTCACAAAAACAAACAGATCTGGGGGGATTTTAGGAGGAATATCAAACGGAATGCCAATTACTATGAGAATTGCATTCAAGCCAGCATCATCTATCGCACAAAAACAAAAAACAGTAGACATTAAGACAAAAAAAGAAACAGTTCTTCAAGTCAAAGGAAGGCATGATCCGTGTGTTGTGCCAAGAGCTCCACCAGTAGTAGATTCACTTGTAGCATTAACTATAGCAGACCATGCGCTTCTTTCTGGAGCAATCAAGCCAACATTGTAA
- the aroA gene encoding 3-phosphoshikimate 1-carboxyvinyltransferase yields the protein MKCKVGKSIISGQIVCPPNKSYTHRAIFLASLAGKMSKVDNILLSADTKATIDTCKKFGAEIEIENSSIIVKNPIKIGTKVPEINTENSGTTMRIASGIASLFSEEITLTGDESLQKRPMQPLLDALTSIGAQCSSTDGKPPIKIKGKIAGGEVKIPGNFSSQFISALLISAPLTEKGINLTIEGNLVSKPYLDATISTMRKFGVTVQTLIPYKRYNISPQIYKECTFTIPIDFSSLALLLSANVLNGEDITIKGNIGNLPQGDEVFIDILEQLGVQIMMDDNQIKIKTPEKLNGGKFDLSNSPDLLPPLAILALKSSKPIEIFNVKHARLKETDRIAIISRELSKIGIKIQEKEDGMILETSKNISGAELNSEEDHRLFMAFCIAGMHVGNCSVTDPESVQVSYPNFVEEMKRMGADIEIQ from the coding sequence ATGAAGTGTAAAGTTGGAAAATCTATAATTTCAGGACAGATAGTTTGTCCTCCAAACAAGAGCTATACGCATAGAGCAATTTTTCTTGCATCACTTGCAGGGAAAATGAGTAAAGTGGATAACATACTACTCTCAGCAGACACTAAAGCAACGATTGACACATGTAAGAAATTTGGAGCAGAAATAGAAATTGAAAATTCATCAATTATTGTCAAAAATCCAATAAAAATAGGCACAAAAGTGCCTGAAATCAATACAGAGAATTCAGGAACCACTATGAGGATAGCCTCAGGAATTGCCAGTTTATTTTCAGAAGAAATTACATTGACGGGAGATGAAAGTTTACAAAAAAGGCCAATGCAGCCGCTTTTAGATGCATTAACCAGCATTGGAGCACAATGCAGTTCAACAGATGGAAAACCACCAATCAAAATCAAAGGGAAAATTGCAGGAGGAGAAGTAAAAATTCCTGGAAATTTTTCCAGTCAGTTTATTTCAGCATTGCTCATTAGTGCACCGTTAACTGAAAAAGGAATCAACTTAACTATTGAAGGAAATTTGGTATCAAAACCATATTTGGATGCAACAATATCAACAATGAGAAAGTTTGGAGTAACTGTTCAAACACTTATCCCATACAAAAGATACAATATTTCCCCACAAATCTATAAAGAATGTACGTTTACAATTCCAATCGATTTTTCCAGTCTTGCACTTTTACTTTCTGCTAATGTATTAAACGGAGAAGACATCACAATCAAGGGAAATATTGGGAATTTACCTCAAGGAGATGAAGTCTTTATTGATATTTTAGAACAACTAGGCGTACAAATAATGATGGATGATAATCAAATTAAAATTAAAACACCTGAAAAACTAAATGGAGGAAAGTTTGATTTGAGTAATTCTCCAGATCTTCTCCCACCTCTTGCAATTTTAGCATTAAAATCATCCAAGCCCATAGAAATTTTTAATGTAAAACATGCCAGATTAAAAGAAACAGATAGAATTGCAATTATATCAAGAGAACTATCCAAGATAGGAATTAAGATTCAAGAAAAAGAAGACGGAATGATTTTAGAAACATCCAAAAATATTTCTGGTGCAGAATTAAATTCTGAAGAAGACCATAGATTGTTCATGGCATTTTGTATTGCAGGAATGCATGTAGGAAATTGTTCAGTTACAGATCCAGAATCAGTTCAAGTTTCATATCCAAATTTTGTAGAAGAGATGAAGCGTATGGGCGCAGACATTGAAATCCAATAA
- a CDS encoding shikimate kinase, protein MAKAKATVHGAVSLVNAIANQKGATLGIELKVEATIETTPGKGISIQSENKSLSSRLINKTIEKIVSKKDLEQNKISITLDSEIPTGYGLKSSSAISSAIAMACAKIFKPKMTDQQILLAGVDASIESKVSITGAYDDACSCYYGGFNVTDNAKKKRIQFEKGPSNLIAVIFIPKNRKRGNLKKLKMLSSIFENAWELARKANYWEAMIINGLATASILNSEPKIITELIEKGALGASVSGNGPSIAAVTKKENESAMKKVFSALEGHIIVSKINNKKAEVHEV, encoded by the coding sequence ATGGCAAAAGCAAAAGCTACCGTCCATGGAGCAGTCTCATTAGTAAATGCGATTGCAAACCAAAAAGGAGCAACATTAGGCATAGAACTAAAAGTAGAAGCCACGATAGAGACAACCCCAGGTAAGGGAATTTCAATTCAGTCAGAAAACAAGAGCCTCAGCTCCAGATTAATAAACAAAACAATTGAGAAGATTGTTTCAAAAAAAGATTTAGAACAAAATAAAATATCAATCACACTTGACTCAGAAATCCCAACAGGTTATGGATTAAAAAGTTCAAGTGCAATTTCATCAGCAATAGCCATGGCATGTGCAAAAATTTTCAAACCAAAGATGACTGATCAACAAATTTTACTAGCAGGAGTAGATGCATCAATTGAATCCAAGGTCAGCATCACAGGAGCATATGATGATGCATGTTCTTGTTATTATGGAGGATTCAATGTTACAGATAATGCAAAGAAAAAGAGAATTCAATTTGAAAAAGGACCATCTAATCTAATTGCAGTGATTTTTATTCCAAAAAACAGAAAGCGAGGTAATCTAAAAAAATTAAAAATGCTTTCATCAATATTTGAGAATGCATGGGAATTAGCAAGAAAAGCAAATTACTGGGAAGCAATGATAATTAACGGATTAGCAACAGCTTCAATTTTAAATTCAGAGCCAAAAATAATCACAGAATTAATTGAGAAAGGAGCACTGGGGGCATCAGTTTCTGGCAATGGACCATCAATAGCAGCAGTTACAAAAAAAGAAAATGAGTCTGCAATGAAAAAAGTGTTTTCAGCACTAGAAGGACACATTATTGTTTCAAAAATTAATAACAAAAAGGCAGAAGTTCATGAAGTGTAA
- the aroE gene encoding shikimate dehydrogenase, giving the protein MGKTFAVIGDPINHSLSPNIHSAAFRELDLDSSYIAYRIPKGELEEGIEGLKKIKIDGFNITIPHKIEMMKYLDKTDESCSLIGAVNTVSNKDGILKGYNTDMDGFLEPFKKKELNITGTKVLLIGAGGAARAIVAGFAKAKAKSITIANRTLEKANNLSEFAKKLGLDANAIRIDDVKDTAKNYDIIVNATSVGLKNEQSVISLEGIDEKTVVYDIVYMPMNTDFIKKAKEKNAIVIYGYEMLLGQAVRAFEIWHNIEAPYNAMKKALLGGF; this is encoded by the coding sequence ATGGGGAAAACATTTGCAGTAATCGGAGATCCTATTAATCATTCTTTATCCCCCAACATCCATAGTGCAGCATTTAGAGAATTGGATTTAGATTCATCATATATTGCATATAGAATTCCAAAAGGAGAACTAGAAGAAGGAATAGAAGGGTTAAAGAAAATCAAGATAGACGGATTTAACATCACCATTCCACACAAAATAGAGATGATGAAATATTTAGATAAAACAGATGAGTCATGCAGTTTGATTGGTGCAGTCAATACTGTTTCAAACAAAGATGGAATTCTTAAAGGATACAATACAGATATGGACGGGTTCTTAGAGCCATTTAAGAAAAAAGAATTAAACATTACAGGAACCAAAGTTCTTCTCATAGGTGCGGGGGGTGCAGCTAGAGCTATAGTTGCAGGATTTGCAAAAGCAAAAGCAAAAAGCATTACCATTGCAAACAGAACACTAGAAAAAGCTAACAATCTTTCAGAATTTGCAAAAAAACTTGGACTAGATGCCAATGCAATACGAATTGATGATGTCAAAGATACTGCAAAAAATTACGACATCATAGTTAATGCCACATCAGTTGGACTCAAAAATGAACAAAGTGTAATTTCATTAGAAGGGATTGATGAAAAAACAGTCGTTTACGATATTGTGTATATGCCAATGAATACTGATTTTATCAAAAAAGCTAAAGAGAAAAATGCAATCGTCATTTACGGATATGAAATGCTTCTTGGCCAAGCAGTAAGAGCATTTGAGATATGGCATAATATCGAAGCACCTTATAATGCCATGAAAAAAGCACTGTTAGGAGGATTTTGA
- the aroD gene encoding type I 3-dehydroquinate dehydratase — protein MKYKTCVSIAENTPAKMKKILKIALSKSDYVEVRFDFLKIEKIPETLEMIKKDLNRIVCTLRPKTEGGRFPGNEKERIAVLKLIAEYNPFLLDVEFNTLKKNLDLTKYLKSTKTKLLVSWHDFKKTPSTLELKKKVSQMEKFSSNVKIVSTAKSTDDSTRMLELYSKKGKNNLISFAMGDYGRISRILCLYLGSPYTYVSLGKAIAPGQFSVDEVKKIIKLKK, from the coding sequence ATGAAATACAAAACATGTGTATCAATTGCAGAAAATACACCAGCAAAGATGAAAAAAATTTTAAAAATTGCACTTTCTAAATCAGATTATGTTGAAGTGAGATTTGATTTTCTCAAAATAGAGAAAATTCCTGAAACTCTAGAAATGATAAAGAAAGATCTCAACAGAATTGTATGTACATTAAGACCAAAGACAGAGGGAGGAAGATTCCCAGGAAATGAGAAAGAGAGAATCGCAGTTTTGAAATTAATTGCAGAGTATAATCCATTTCTATTGGATGTAGAATTCAACACATTGAAGAAAAATTTGGATTTGACAAAATATTTGAAATCAACCAAGACAAAATTACTAGTGTCATGGCATGACTTTAAGAAAACACCTAGTACTTTGGAACTAAAAAAGAAAGTAAGTCAGATGGAAAAATTCTCATCAAATGTAAAAATTGTCAGTACTGCAAAATCAACTGATGATTCTACTAGAATGCTAGAGTTGTATAGTAAAAAAGGAAAAAACAACTTGATTTCATTTGCCATGGGAGATTATGGAAGAATTTCAAGGATTTTGTGCCTGTATTTGGGAAGTCCTTACACCTATGTATCGCTAGGTAAAGCAATTGCACCAGGCCAATTTAGTGTAGACGAAGTCAAAAAAATTATCAAATTAAAAAAATAA